A part of Numida meleagris isolate 19003 breed g44 Domestic line chromosome 27, NumMel1.0, whole genome shotgun sequence genomic DNA contains:
- the MOB3A gene encoding MOB kinase activator 3A has product MSHALKQVFNKDKTFRPKRKFEPGTQRFELHKKAQASLNAGLDLKLAVQLPPGEEQNDWVAVHVVDFFNRINLIYGTISDHCTEQSCPVMSGGPRYEYRWQDEHKYRKPTALSAPQYMNLLMDWIEVQINNEDIFPTNVGECVCVCVCVCVCVCACRGSVLGGGVPVWGLCPGGLEPRAAKTTAAAASSPVLWGKEMTAQMCH; this is encoded by the exons ATGTCGCACGCTTTGAAGCAGGTGTTCAATAAGGACAAAACCTTCCGGCCCAAGCGCAAGTTCGAGCCGGGCACGCAGCGCTTCGAGCTGCACAAGAAGGCGCAGGCGTCGCTCAACGCCGGCCTGGACTTGAAGCTGGCCGTGCAGCTGCCGCCGGGCGAGGAGCAGAACGACTGGGTGGCCGTGCACGTGGTGGACTTCTTCAACCGCATCAACCTCATCTACGGCACCATCAGCGACCACTGCACCGAGCAGTCGTGCCCCGTCATGTCCGGCGGCCCCAGGTACGAGTACCGCTGGCAGGACGAGCACAAGTACCGCAAGCCCACGGCGCTGTCGGCGCCGCAGTACATGAACCTGCTGATGGACTGGATCGAGGTGCAGATCAACAACGAGGACATCTTCCCCACCAACGTcggtgagtgtgtgtgtgtgtgtgtgtgtgtgtgtgtgtgtgtgtgtgcgtgccggggctcagtgctgggtgGGGGTGTCCCCGTGTGGGGGCTGTGCCCGGGAGGGCTTGagccaagagctgcaaagaCGacggcagcagctgcctccagccctgtgcTTTGGGGA AAGGAGATGACAGCCCAGATGTGTCActga